The following is a genomic window from Phaseolus vulgaris cultivar G19833 chromosome 6, P. vulgaris v2.0, whole genome shotgun sequence.
GTACTAAATATATAGAGATTTCAGGTCCCATCCCACCAGTAAAATGTTGGGAAACATTAAGAGTActcaaaattcaaaaagttaaatagaaacaaattatcaatattaactaCTGTACGTGATTTTGAAATTATTCGGTGAAAAACGGTGTATACTAATATCGGGTAACTATTAATAAGGATTTCTAGACTATATTTAGCAGTAATAATATTTGAATACAAAGACATAAATTTGTTTCATTCTACTCAAATATCAAAAAGCTCACCAAAAAACATCCAACATAAAGACAGATTAACCAAAAAAACATTAGTCCAAAATTCCTTAAAAACAATGTGGCAGTAAACAACTAACAGGTACATAACTCAATCATCAACCACATTACATGAACAAGTTGGGCTTCTTGGCCTTGTATGTGGTCTTCAGCTTCCTAGATGGTGGCCTAATTTTCTTGAAGACCAATGGGAACTTGATTTTGGAGTTGAGGAACTGTTTGGTGCTCTCCCTCTTGCAAAGTTTGGCTGGGATGGTGGCAGTCTTGATAATCTGGATGCAAGGGAACCTGACCCTGTGACGAGAAGCCATCTCATTGTACATATGCTCAACAGCACCATTTAGAGTGGTGTCACGGAACTCCTTATACATGTTGTGATATCCGGTCCTACTCTGATACCTCAACCATATCCCATAGTTGTTAATCTTGGTTGGGTTCTTCtcaaaaatctgaaaaaaaaaatagtcagaTTGttaataaagacaaaaaatagtATGCGAACAGAAAGCTAATGACAAACAGGAAACGTATGTCATCCAGagtataagaaataaaatgtaaatacaaAACACAAGGACGCCATAAAAAATCAAATgacaaaatgaataaaaaaattacacactGTAAACATCAAGAAAATTCTGCATAAATATAACATTATTGacaaactaatttaatttaaaagattACAAATATCAAAGCTAAACACCACACATTTCAATTGAAAATCACTTCCTGACCAGATACGTTGAAAAGCAATTCACGTACTAAAAACATAACGCAAACTAAACCGAAAGAAAAATTGAGTGCATAAGCAAACTTCTATCGATGCGGTATATGGACATCAAACATAGTATTTCACACAAAAAACTATAATCGCTGAAAATATTTCAAACAGTAAGATTTCATAACTAAAAAATTTCAGATTTATTTTGAAAGCTAATTTTAGGTtctaaaaaattagttattcacAACAGAGAGAAAATTTGTACAAAAGAATACTTGAAACGAAGTTATGTATCATTAAAGAAATCTTGATCTAAAGCATTATCCACTCTGCCAGTGTATTTCACCAGTCAGTTTGGTTATAGGAGAAAATGTATCACACCAATCAAGGTCATAAATCTGAGTATAACCTTCAGCAAACAATTTAGATTTGAGGCAACCAATTTTACCATTTAGCCCAAATTTAATGGAATAAATCCATCGGCAACCAAAAACCATATTTCATAGTGGAAGAGGAACTAAGCATCATAATAAACTGCCTCTTTCACAATTTTAAGAATAGTaatggaagatgaagaagagacaCACGAACAATATGAGGgacataaatatttaaaacaactATCAAAATTATGAACCCAATTAGATATATCAACATATTCCAGCAAACACACTGAACAATAACAAGTATAAAAACATTACTCACAAAACAAGTTAGCTTCATACCATTAACCACGACTCAAGCTACCAGATCATACCATCATTAACTAAGATGcaaaaactaaaaactaaaagaaCGAACGTCTAAAAGGTAGAGTACCTCATTGATAGCGAGCATTTGACCGTTGCTCTTCTTGACCTTCTTCAGCTTCCTCAAAAAATACCTAATCACAAGCAAAAacatttaaacattaaaaagaaataatCTACAAAATTCAGAAACCAATACATCTAAATCCGAATGCCATAATCTAACATAATCCGTACATTGAAAGAAAGATATCACAAATGATCTTACCAGAACTTCGATTTTGCGCGAACCTCGTTGGTGGCCCAAAGCTTCATGCGGTAAATCTTTGGGTGCTGATCTGCCTCTGTTGGGAGAGCCCTCCCAACGACCTGGTACTGGTGAAACTgcaaaacacaaacaaacattACACAGTGAAAATCAATACCATAGATCAACGAAAATGGAACGCCAAAGAGTGTGGATTATACGCACCCTGAAGGTAACCATTTCTGAGAGAAGACAGCAAACGAAGCTCACACACACTCTCCTGCTCGGCCTGGCGCTACGATGAAGAGGAGCAAAGTAGGgttttttttgtatataaagAGGCTCGAAACCCTAACTTTTAATTTGGAACACTGGGCTCGGGTTCGGGCTAATCCATTTTGGGTTTACTACTATAAGGCCCAAatactttatctttttcatgACAATATTTTTAGCATTACTGAATAAAAATTTGAGAAATGTAATTGAATTACttaatttactttaattttttgatAAACTTAAAGCTTGAATTATCtgtgaatataaattaatattaaaaatataagtttacatgCTTGTTGTGTAAATTCTAttaatctatattttattttattttaattataatagttACTcaccttttaattattttttgtattttaatattatttttaattgtaaaatttatgtgtttatttttttaagatgctactattttttttaattataattttgaaaaaaaaacttgttaaatTAGTTTTGTGTTCTATAActtaaaagatgaaaaaaagcAAATGaattatgataaatatttaaaatgaaattggTAAACATATTCTAAATAAGTTCAACAATTATGTATTTTACTTAAATGaatatcaaaataaacaaaaaatatgtattaacaTTCTTGTGTTTCcacttttaatttatatgaaaaaaataaatatatacaagtttGAATCAATGttaaatcaatattttaacTGAGTTATGTCAACAATTGTAGTCAATGCTAAACATTAGACCAGTACTAGTAAAACAATGACAACagttaaataatattaagaatgtAATAGAATAACttcataaaaaactaaaaacgtATGACTATATAATTTTTCAACCTTTTAAGTAGATGCAcagattgaaagaaaaatattataatacttAAGTGGAAGTTTCAACAGTGtatataacaaaacaaaataaaattaccaTATTTATAATTCACTttctcaaaattaaataattttttagtgttaataatattttcaccgtcaataataacttttttagataattatttacataaaatattaacaCCAATGTCTGATTATAAGTTTTACAACTGTGATCAAGTAAATTGGGCTAGTATTTTTTAGTAAGTATATCATATATTATGTTGaactaaaattatttctttgaaaTACTAAAGAATCAAATacgttattatatttttacacGGTTTGCGCATTAAAAAactataagaataaaaaattaattgaagcAAAAAATTTGGATGAGAAATATACTTTAACAATACTAAATTATATTGACCTATCAAATATTTCATCAAATTTATTTAGATGTACATCACtgtattagttttttaaaatctttaaaaaaacgcaaatatttgaaaatattatactGTTTCCACcttctaattttattatatctCATCTTAAAAAAACTTGGaggaatatattatttatctataatatccAAATCTAAAAAAGACTTTAAGATCAATCaatgatatattattttaaaaattaatttttaaattatataatctaaaaatattgaaaaatatattatagatcatataatttttaaaactaaatgaTCGGAAAAGATTTTCAAATTATCCGAAAgttacaaaaataagaaaagaaacacTTCACACTTTTTAAACTTTTTCACATAGGGCTATATTGGGAATTACAAAATTTATAGGGTGCCGCGAGAACTTATGGGGTTACAGCAAGAAGCCGCCTAAACAGAGTCTGATAAACGGACCCTATTTTCTTAGCGGCATTATAGGCCCAAGATGCCCAAGTCCAAGAGCAAAATAAAACAGGTTGAAGGTTATCATCCAAAACCCTAGCGCTTCTATCTTTTTCGTTTGTGTAGAAGCACCTGCGAAACCTGCGAAGCTCTTCATCATGGTACGTAGATCGGAAAAGTCTCAAGTAGCTTAACCATAGAGTTTTCTTGAGAAAAATATTAAGTACT
Proteins encoded in this region:
- the LOC137832365 gene encoding large ribosomal subunit protein eL20-like; protein product: MVTFRFHQYQVVGRALPTEADQHPKIYRMKLWATNEVRAKSKFWYFLRKLKKVKKSNGQMLAINEIFEKNPTKINNYGIWLRYQSRTGYHNMYKEFRDTTLNGAVEHMYNEMASRHRVRFPCIQIIKTATIPAKLCKRESTKQFLNSKIKFPLVFKKIRPPSRKLKTTYKAKKPNLFM